Proteins encoded by one window of Monoglobus pectinilyticus:
- the trmD gene encoding tRNA (guanosine(37)-N1)-methyltransferase TrmD, with protein MKFDILTLFPEMFEAVLDKSIIGRAKEKGLLELNYIQIRDFAFNKHRSVDDYPYGGGQGMVMQAEPIFKAYESVTEDLNYKPYTVYMSPQGRTFRQSTAKRMAKKYDHVVILCGHYEGVDQRLIDEIIDEEISIGDFVLTGGEIAAMAVVDAVARLIPGVLKSEEAFSDESHYSGLLEYPQYTRPEVWHNEKVPDILLSGHHKNIENWKRKMSIENTFKKRKSMLNKARLTEEEQEFVKKLKLENK; from the coding sequence ATGAAGTTTGATATATTAACGCTTTTTCCGGAAATGTTTGAAGCCGTATTGGATAAAAGTATAATAGGCCGGGCTAAGGAAAAAGGTTTGCTTGAATTAAATTATATACAGATAAGGGATTTTGCATTTAATAAACACAGGAGCGTGGACGATTATCCTTATGGCGGCGGACAGGGCATGGTAATGCAGGCTGAGCCTATTTTTAAGGCGTATGAAAGCGTGACTGAAGATTTAAATTATAAACCTTATACTGTTTATATGTCTCCGCAGGGAAGAACTTTCAGACAATCCACAGCAAAACGTATGGCAAAAAAGTATGACCATGTTGTTATACTTTGCGGACATTATGAAGGGGTGGACCAGAGACTTATTGATGAGATAATAGATGAAGAAATTTCTATTGGGGATTTTGTTCTGACCGGGGGAGAAATTGCGGCGATGGCCGTGGTAGACGCCGTTGCGCGTCTGATACCCGGAGTTTTAAAATCTGAGGAGGCTTTTTCGGACGAATCTCACTATAGCGGATTGCTGGAGTATCCGCAGTATACAAGACCTGAAGTTTGGCATAATGAGAAGGTTCCTGATATATTACTAAGCGGGCATCACAAAAATATTGAGAATTGGAAAAGAAAGATGTCTATAGAAAATACTTTTAAAAAGCGCAAGAGCATGCTTAACAAAGCTCGTTTGACAGAAGAAGAACAAGAATTCGTAAAAAAATTAAAATTAGAAAATAAATAG
- a CDS encoding stalk domain-containing protein, with product MKNIFKKLLAMGIALMMVSACVYLPAFAASGDNEENNENIVVGDILDEIGNENSDNNEVTEKKITIAFKIGDSILKINDQDVAVTTPYEQNGTTLVPLRVITEAFGATVEWNDADMGVTLTYEDVVINIWIDRTDALVNGQKTTLLLAPQLTNDTTMVPLRFITENFGADVSYDDATEAILVEKTIVEEGAVSDYSSILHNTDKEYIGDSYYGWSMKASKSLSVADRAFDGRNTVFAYGDKAAIGIFITRLNGITKDEVFTLFKETAGNKTITKQSESKDSQGNDCLIIETKSSTIKEYQKHIISDGLLYTVLVEVSLDGGDMDSISLAETFSINVKDFKNAVDLSDVVNGKRTYENKNLKFKLDMPADWYESSNKDIENVITFTNRESYSDNSYSYVGVSIQSVDNISSIDSWARHDYEGNKELYNLDYAEFSDSVKTKSFLGNDAKYYTYSVKNSDGKVVETMEDIFFVQGDYAYNFAFKVVGNGDADMDAIKNSVTVKDIDKSKVGSLLVKQEDDITYTTVNGSANVEYSAPMTWNINRDAGSNSSMVNNGVDTSVIVFAIDGNYRIEDALNSMLKDYSKKSKNYKLIKPASYTAVGSKKGYRAVFSYEDNQGLAYIMDIFICNDGNNCVQCILDTPIEYYGAKNIKIFETVIDSVNVK from the coding sequence ATGAAAAATATTTTTAAAAAATTATTGGCTATGGGGATTGCGCTGATGATGGTGTCAGCATGTGTTTATCTGCCGGCATTTGCGGCTTCCGGAGACAATGAAGAAAACAATGAAAATATAGTTGTAGGCGATATTTTAGACGAGATAGGCAATGAAAATTCAGATAACAATGAAGTAACTGAAAAGAAAATTACAATTGCGTTTAAAATTGGAGACAGTATTTTAAAAATCAATGATCAGGATGTTGCTGTAACAACACCATATGAGCAGAATGGCACAACGCTTGTGCCGCTTAGGGTTATAACCGAGGCGTTTGGAGCCACTGTAGAATGGAACGACGCTGATATGGGCGTTACACTTACATATGAGGATGTTGTAATAAATATATGGATAGACAGGACGGATGCTTTGGTTAATGGTCAAAAGACTACATTGCTTTTGGCTCCTCAGCTGACAAACGATACTACAATGGTACCTCTTAGATTTATTACTGAAAATTTTGGCGCTGATGTTTCATACGATGACGCTACAGAAGCTATTTTAGTTGAGAAAACTATAGTTGAGGAAGGCGCTGTATCAGATTATTCTTCTATACTGCATAATACGGACAAAGAGTATATAGGGGACAGTTATTACGGATGGTCTATGAAAGCGTCAAAAAGTTTAAGCGTAGCAGACCGTGCGTTTGATGGAAGAAATACTGTTTTTGCTTATGGAGATAAAGCGGCTATAGGAATATTTATAACAAGATTAAACGGTATAACAAAAGATGAAGTGTTTACATTATTTAAAGAGACTGCAGGCAACAAAACTATTACAAAACAGTCGGAAAGCAAAGACTCTCAAGGTAACGATTGTCTTATAATAGAAACAAAATCATCTACTATAAAAGAATATCAGAAGCATATTATATCTGACGGACTGCTTTATACAGTTTTAGTTGAAGTCAGTCTGGACGGTGGAGACATGGATTCTATTTCTCTTGCTGAGACATTTTCCATTAACGTAAAGGATTTTAAAAACGCTGTGGATTTGTCAGACGTTGTAAATGGCAAGAGAACTTATGAGAATAAAAACTTAAAGTTCAAATTAGATATGCCCGCCGACTGGTATGAGTCATCAAATAAAGATATAGAAAATGTTATAACTTTTACAAACAGAGAAAGTTACAGTGATAACTCATACAGCTATGTTGGAGTATCTATTCAATCCGTAGATAATATTTCTTCTATTGATAGCTGGGCCAGACATGACTATGAGGGAAATAAAGAATTATATAATTTGGATTACGCAGAATTCAGTGACAGCGTGAAAACTAAATCATTTTTAGGAAACGATGCAAAGTATTACACATACAGTGTTAAGAATAGTGATGGCAAAGTGGTTGAAACTATGGAAGACATCTTCTTTGTTCAGGGTGATTATGCTTATAATTTTGCATTCAAGGTTGTTGGAAACGGCGACGCTGATATGGACGCGATAAAGAACTCTGTTACTGTTAAAGATATTGACAAGTCTAAAGTTGGAAGTTTGTTGGTTAAACAAGAGGATGATATTACATATACAACAGTAAATGGGTCAGCTAACGTAGAATACTCCGCACCGATGACATGGAATATAAATCGTGATGCTGGGAGCAACTCTTCAATGGTAAATAATGGCGTAGATACGTCTGTTATTGTTTTTGCAATTGATGGAAACTATCGTATTGAGGATGCTTTGAATTCAATGCTTAAAGATTATTCAAAAAAGAGTAAAAACTATAAGTTAATAAAGCCGGCCTCTTATACTGCTGTAGGAAGCAAGAAAGGATACCGTGCGGTTTTCTCTTATGAAGATAATCAAGGTTTGGCTTATATAATGGATATTTTTATTTGCAATGACGGTAATAATTGCGTTCAATGTATCCTTGATACTCCGATAGAGTATTATGGAGCAAAGAATATAAAGATTTTTGAAACAGTTATTGATTCGGTTAATGTAAAATAA
- a CDS encoding KH domain-containing protein, with the protein MKELLEFIAKSMVTDPESVQVEVVEKENLTVLKLHVAESDMGKVIGKQGRIAKAIRTVIKSAGSRENKKVVVDIL; encoded by the coding sequence ATGAAAGAACTGTTGGAATTTATAGCTAAGTCAATGGTTACTGACCCTGAGTCTGTTCAGGTTGAGGTTGTCGAGAAAGAAAACCTTACAGTTCTGAAGCTCCATGTCGCTGAAAGCGATATGGGTAAGGTTATAGGAAAGCAGGGAAGAATTGCTAAGGCTATAAGAACTGTTATAAAGAGTGCGGGCAGCCGCGAGAATAAAAAAGTTGTTGTGGACATTTTATAG
- a CDS encoding VanZ family protein, which yields MHILESVKIYLMMLPFIVLAQCLIAKNSHKLGNDYNLHRVITVQIFCFLCVGILTTTGVPDIKYIIAHKYSLDLDIINYSKAAMERLSPITSKLIYLFNPAEIHINPYRMYFNDQMSYILNVILFVPFGFLFSVLSIDKSKIGWKRIAVIGFLFSFSIEFMQLFNRRTTDLDDLITNTFGAVLGFIIYMILYKRKRLNFITNMRCSGSFITLYECEIYIVLIYVLWLLNPV from the coding sequence TTGCATATACTGGAGTCTGTAAAAATATATTTGATGATGCTGCCTTTTATTGTATTGGCGCAGTGTTTAATAGCTAAAAATTCACATAAATTAGGTAATGATTATAATCTGCACCGTGTCATTACGGTGCAGATTTTCTGCTTTCTATGCGTCGGCATTTTAACAACAACAGGTGTTCCTGATATAAAATATATTATTGCTCATAAATATTCACTGGACTTAGATATTATTAATTATAGCAAAGCGGCAATGGAAAGGTTGTCTCCTATTACCAGCAAACTTATTTATCTTTTTAATCCGGCTGAAATACATATTAATCCGTATCGTATGTATTTTAATGACCAAATGAGTTATATTCTGAACGTCATTTTATTTGTTCCCTTTGGATTCTTATTCTCTGTTCTGAGTATTGATAAATCAAAAATCGGATGGAAAAGGATTGCAGTAATAGGTTTTTTGTTTTCATTTTCAATTGAATTTATGCAATTATTTAATAGGAGAACCACAGATTTAGATGATTTAATCACCAATACATTCGGAGCGGTTTTGGGATTTATAATTTATATGATATTATATAAAAGAAAAAGATTGAATTTTATTACGAATATGCGGTGCAGCGGAAGTTTTATAACTCTTTATGAATGTGAAATATATATTGTATTAATATATGTTTTATGGTTGTTGAACCCAGTGTAA
- the rplU gene encoding 50S ribosomal protein L21, whose amino-acid sequence MYAVIETGGKQYKVEQGDTVFIEKLDVEAGETVTFDKVLIVGGDDVKVGAPYVSGASVTATVAKNGKSKKIIVYKYKPKKHYHKKQGHRQPYTKVEISAINA is encoded by the coding sequence ATGTACGCAGTTATAGAAACAGGCGGAAAGCAGTATAAGGTTGAACAGGGCGATACAGTTTTTATTGAAAAGCTTGATGTTGAAGCCGGAGAAACTGTTACGTTTGATAAGGTCTTGATTGTCGGCGGTGACGACGTTAAAGTCGGCGCTCCTTACGTTAGCGGAGCAAGCGTTACAGCTACTGTTGCTAAGAACGGCAAGTCAAAGAAAATTATTGTTTATAAGTACAAGCCTAAAAAGCATTATCACAAGAAGCAGGGACATAGGCAACCGTATACAAAGGTTGAGATTTCAGCAATCAATGCATAA
- the ylxM gene encoding YlxM family DNA-binding protein, translated as MEKNVKVALLFDFYRNMLTSRQAESIDLYYNEDLSLAEISEHMGITRQGVRDNIKRAENTLFDTEDRLGLASRFLKIKSDLLKIDDIIRDIEASPNVKSLSDDIKHKINDILIIIHDINNIETE; from the coding sequence ATGGAGAAAAATGTTAAGGTCGCATTATTGTTTGACTTTTATAGAAATATGCTCACTTCAAGACAGGCTGAGAGCATAGATTTATATTATAACGAGGATTTATCGCTGGCTGAAATAAGCGAACATATGGGGATAACCCGCCAGGGCGTCAGAGATAATATTAAACGGGCGGAGAACACCTTGTTTGATACTGAGGATAGACTTGGGCTTGCATCCAGATTTCTTAAAATAAAATCTGATTTGTTGAAAATTGATGATATAATCCGTGATATTGAAGCTTCTCCTAATGTGAAATCTCTGTCAGATGATATAAAACATAAGATTAATGATATATTGATTATAATACATGATATAAATAATATTGAGACGGAATAG
- the rpsP gene encoding 30S ribosomal protein S16: MAVKIRLKRMGAKKAPFYRVVVADSRFPRDGRFIEQVGTYNPMVEPAAVEFDAEKVQKWIGNGAQPTDTVKRLLKNKGIID; this comes from the coding sequence ATGGCAGTAAAGATTCGTTTAAAGAGAATGGGAGCAAAGAAGGCACCTTTTTACCGTGTAGTTGTAGCAGACTCAAGATTTCCTAGAGACGGAAGGTTTATTGAGCAGGTAGGAACATATAATCCTATGGTAGAGCCGGCCGCTGTTGAGTTTGACGCAGAAAAGGTACAGAAGTGGATTGGAAACGGCGCTCAGCCAACTGATACAGTTAAGAGACTTTTAAAGAACAAGGGTATTATCGACTAA
- the ffh gene encoding signal recognition particle protein, producing MAFESLSEKLQNTFKKLRGKGKVSEKDLKAAMREVKLALLEADVNFKVVKDFVRDVSERAGGAEVMESLTPAQQVIKIVNEELIKLMGGEAEKLNIASKPPTIIMMAGLQGAGKTTTAAKLGGLLKKQGKRPLLCACDVYRPAAVKQLQVVGGQLELPVYAEEGVTDAVGIAKRGLEHAVQHSNDVFIIDTAGRLHIDEQLMDELKEIVREVSPTEILLVVDAMTGQDAVNVADKFNSELEISGVVLTKLDGDTRGGAALSVRAVTQKPIKFCGMGEKLTDLEQFYPDRMASRILGMGDMLSLIEKAEQALDLKKAEELEKKLMTQKFTFSDFLDQMEQMKSMGPIQNVLGMIPGVNAKALKNASVDEKKMAHIEAIITSMTTEERELKDKLTPSRKERIAKGSGTSIVEVNALLKQFEQMQKMVKQLSGGNMNKKFKRKGLGGMMGGPGMGGKGRFPF from the coding sequence ATGGCATTTGAAAGTTTATCTGAAAAACTTCAGAACACATTTAAGAAGCTCAGGGGAAAAGGAAAAGTATCTGAGAAAGATTTAAAGGCAGCAATGCGTGAAGTTAAGCTGGCGCTTCTTGAGGCTGACGTAAACTTTAAGGTTGTAAAAGACTTTGTCAGGGATGTTTCTGAGCGTGCCGGCGGAGCGGAAGTAATGGAATCATTAACTCCGGCTCAGCAGGTAATAAAAATAGTAAATGAAGAATTGATAAAATTAATGGGCGGTGAAGCTGAGAAGCTGAATATTGCTTCAAAACCTCCCACAATTATCATGATGGCAGGTCTGCAGGGGGCCGGAAAGACTACTACTGCGGCGAAACTCGGCGGACTGCTGAAGAAGCAGGGAAAGCGGCCTTTGCTGTGTGCGTGTGACGTTTATCGTCCGGCGGCAGTAAAGCAGCTCCAGGTTGTGGGCGGTCAGCTGGAACTTCCGGTTTATGCTGAAGAGGGCGTTACCGATGCTGTTGGTATAGCTAAGCGCGGTCTTGAACATGCGGTTCAGCATTCTAACGACGTATTCATTATTGATACTGCCGGACGTCTTCATATAGACGAACAGCTTATGGATGAATTGAAAGAGATTGTCAGAGAAGTAAGCCCTACTGAAATTCTTTTGGTAGTTGACGCTATGACCGGACAGGACGCGGTAAACGTTGCTGATAAGTTTAACAGTGAGCTTGAAATTTCAGGCGTTGTTTTGACTAAGCTTGACGGTGATACCAGGGGCGGTGCAGCATTATCTGTAAGAGCTGTAACTCAGAAACCTATCAAGTTTTGCGGTATGGGAGAGAAACTCACAGACCTTGAACAGTTTTATCCGGATAGAATGGCTTCAAGAATTTTGGGCATGGGAGATATGCTCAGCCTTATTGAAAAGGCTGAACAGGCTTTAGATTTAAAGAAAGCCGAAGAACTCGAAAAGAAGCTGATGACCCAAAAGTTTACTTTCTCGGATTTTCTTGACCAAATGGAACAAATGAAAAGTATGGGTCCTATTCAAAACGTTTTGGGTATGATTCCCGGGGTGAATGCAAAAGCTCTTAAAAACGCAAGTGTTGATGAGAAAAAAATGGCTCATATAGAGGCAATTATAACATCTATGACGACTGAGGAGAGAGAGCTTAAAGATAAGCTTACTCCGTCGAGAAAAGAGAGAATTGCAAAAGGAAGCGGTACTTCTATAGTTGAGGTAAACGCATTGCTTAAACAATTTGAGCAGATGCAGAAAATGGTTAAACAGCTTTCCGGCGGCAATATGAATAAAAAGTTTAAAAGAAAAGGGCTCGGCGGAATGATGGGCGGCCCGGGAATGGGCGGCAAAGGCAGATTTCCGTTTTAA
- the rpmA gene encoding 50S ribosomal protein L27, producing the protein MAHKKGMGSTKNGRDSESKRLGVKKGDGQPVIAGNILVRQRGTKIYPGVNVKKGSDDTLFALVDGRVKFERKGKTKKQVSVYEIVQ; encoded by the coding sequence ATGGCTCATAAGAAGGGAATGGGTAGTACCAAAAACGGAAGAGATTCCGAGTCCAAACGCCTAGGCGTTAAAAAGGGCGATGGTCAGCCTGTTATTGCCGGAAATATCCTCGTTAGACAGAGAGGAACTAAGATTTACCCCGGAGTGAACGTTAAAAAGGGTAGTGATGATACTTTGTTCGCACTCGTTGACGGAAGAGTTAAGTTTGAACGTAAGGGCAAGACAAAGAAACAGGTTTCTGTTTACGAAATTGTTCAGTAA
- a CDS encoding trypsin-like peptidase domain-containing protein: MKKRICLAVSAALISSCCIGYSVFSLEKPNIFVNGNQIETDAFIQDGVTYVPLRAVSESLGADVAWNEETQEINISQSQSGADIYSYAINKISPSTVAIVGNYTGNTTATYQDKYAEGIAHGTGVVITSGGEILTNAHVVEDMSSIIVILSNGEGYEGKVKYIDSDLDLAVVKIEKLGLTVAQFADESSIYPGNQVVAVGTPVSMSLRNSVSAGIISGVNRSTSSDYKLIQTDAAINPGNSGGPLVNLNGEVLGICSSGYVGTGIEGLSFAIPISDVKYAINQFQTYGKVKRPSFGGEFQESAAAKYGLPSNEGLTFSGIVPGGAAANAGIQNGDILISVDGVYVNSKIDWNELSKNYLPGSGAGVQVKRGDSFIDTYITFDEK, from the coding sequence ATGAAAAAAAGAATTTGTTTGGCAGTGTCTGCAGCGCTGATTTCATCTTGTTGTATTGGATATAGTGTTTTTTCTTTAGAAAAACCAAATATATTCGTTAATGGAAATCAAATAGAAACCGACGCTTTTATTCAGGACGGCGTTACCTATGTTCCTTTGAGGGCGGTTAGTGAAAGTTTGGGCGCAGATGTTGCCTGGAATGAAGAAACACAGGAAATTAATATTAGTCAGTCTCAGTCAGGCGCGGATATTTATTCATATGCTATTAATAAAATTTCGCCCAGTACTGTTGCTATAGTGGGGAACTATACCGGAAACACTACCGCAACTTATCAGGATAAATATGCGGAGGGTATAGCTCATGGTACCGGAGTTGTAATTACGTCGGGGGGAGAAATACTGACAAACGCTCATGTTGTTGAGGATATGTCGTCAATAATTGTGATTTTGTCAAACGGCGAAGGTTATGAAGGGAAAGTTAAGTATATCGACAGTGACCTTGATTTAGCTGTTGTTAAGATTGAAAAATTGGGTCTTACGGTAGCTCAGTTTGCTGATGAAAGTTCGATTTATCCAGGAAATCAAGTAGTTGCTGTCGGAACTCCGGTATCAATGTCACTGCGGAACTCGGTTTCAGCCGGGATTATCAGCGGTGTAAACCGAAGCACTTCGAGCGATTATAAGCTTATTCAGACCGACGCTGCAATTAATCCCGGTAACAGTGGAGGTCCGCTGGTTAATTTAAACGGAGAGGTTTTGGGTATATGTTCTTCCGGGTATGTTGGAACAGGAATTGAAGGGCTCAGCTTTGCGATACCTATATCGGACGTAAAATATGCAATAAATCAATTTCAAACATACGGCAAAGTAAAAAGACCAAGCTTTGGAGGGGAGTTCCAGGAGAGCGCAGCTGCGAAATATGGACTGCCAAGTAATGAAGGCCTCACGTTCTCGGGAATAGTTCCGGGCGGAGCCGCAGCAAATGCCGGAATACAGAATGGCGATATATTAATCTCTGTCGACGGCGTTTATGTAAATTCTAAAATAGACTGGAACGAACTATCAAAAAACTATTTGCCCGGAAGCGGTGCCGGCGTGCAGGTAAAGCGAGGGGATAGTTTTATAGATACATATATAACTTTTGATGAAAAATAA
- a CDS encoding MGMT family protein: MNTFERIYEIVKQIPGGKVATYGQIASLAGNPRLARVVGYALHVNPEPDEIPCFRVVNRNGCTSKAFAFGGEDHQRMMLELDGVIFTDDGRVDLDKCLWDGNVNTVKIEKSSDITEE, translated from the coding sequence ATGAACACATTCGAAAGAATATATGAGATAGTAAAACAAATTCCCGGCGGCAAGGTTGCAACTTACGGACAGATAGCGTCTTTGGCAGGAAATCCCCGTCTTGCAAGAGTTGTGGGTTATGCTCTGCATGTCAATCCTGAACCTGACGAAATACCGTGTTTCAGAGTGGTGAACAGAAACGGATGCACGTCTAAGGCATTTGCCTTTGGAGGCGAGGATCATCAGAGAATGATGCTGGAACTTGACGGAGTAATATTTACAGATGATGGAAGAGTGGATTTAGATAAATGTCTGTGGGATGGAAATGTGAATACAGTTAAAATTGAAAAATCAAGCGATATTACAGAGGAGTAA
- the rimM gene encoding ribosome maturation factor RimM (Essential for efficient processing of 16S rRNA) — protein MMKDDLLEIGKIVNTHGIRGEVKIQPWCDEPELFDELEYLFIEGEKYNIVRNRFHKTCQIVQLENVNNIDDAERFKNKIVYINRDALELPEGRYYIADIEGLTVKEQNGRILGVVDEIIKTGSNDVYSLKDTFNKKPVLIPVIEGVVLETNIDGGYIVVKLPKGLIDD, from the coding sequence ATGATGAAAGATGATTTGCTGGAGATAGGAAAAATTGTTAATACGCATGGTATTAGGGGAGAGGTAAAAATACAGCCTTGGTGTGATGAACCCGAGTTATTTGACGAGCTGGAGTATTTATTTATAGAAGGGGAAAAATATAATATTGTGCGTAACCGTTTTCATAAAACATGCCAAATCGTTCAGCTGGAAAATGTGAACAACATTGATGATGCTGAAAGATTTAAAAATAAAATAGTATATATAAACAGAGATGCTTTGGAACTGCCTGAGGGGAGATACTATATTGCCGATATTGAAGGGCTCACTGTAAAGGAACAGAACGGCAGAATTTTGGGCGTTGTCGACGAAATAATTAAGACAGGAAGTAATGATGTGTATTCCTTAAAAGATACATTCAACAAAAAGCCGGTGCTTATTCCGGTTATTGAAGGAGTGGTTCTTGAGACAAATATAGACGGAGGATATATAGTAGTCAAGCTGCCTAAAGGTTTGATTGATGACTAG
- the obgE gene encoding GTPase ObgE — protein MFSDSAKIFIKAGDGGNGAVTFHREKYVAAGGPDGGDGGKGGNVIFVADKNVNTLVDFRYKRKFAAENGGNGRDANRNGKNGEHLRINVPVGTIVRDEKTGLVICDLKQDGEEFVIAKGGIGGWGNAHFATATRQVPRFSKPGAPGDERMVTLELKLIADVGLLGFPNVGKSTFLSIVSDARPKIANYHFTTLQPNLGVVNMGDGSFVVADIPGIIEGAHEGVGLGHEFLRHVERTKLLLHVVDVSGIEGRNPIEDFDTINNELKLYSEKLAQKRQIVLANKSDIPGFEENYEAFKKEMEDRGYTVFKISAATKAGISEVLKYTYEILSKIPDEEFEEEYEMFDLESDRKADDTITVSVEDGVYHVEGRRAQFIVGSTNMEDYESLQYFQRALIKSGVIDKLKEAGIQDGDPVEIYGCEFDYVE, from the coding sequence ATGTTTTCAGACAGTGCGAAAATATTTATTAAAGCGGGTGACGGCGGAAACGGAGCGGTTACCTTTCATAGGGAGAAATACGTGGCGGCCGGCGGACCGGACGGCGGCGACGGAGGAAAAGGCGGAAATGTCATTTTTGTTGCTGATAAGAATGTTAATACGCTGGTTGATTTCAGATACAAAAGAAAATTTGCCGCTGAGAACGGCGGAAACGGCAGAGACGCGAACAGGAATGGCAAAAACGGAGAGCATCTTAGGATTAACGTCCCTGTTGGAACTATAGTCAGAGATGAAAAAACGGGACTTGTTATATGTGATTTGAAACAGGACGGCGAGGAGTTTGTTATTGCAAAAGGTGGTATAGGAGGCTGGGGAAACGCCCATTTTGCGACCGCTACCAGACAAGTGCCGAGATTTTCAAAACCAGGCGCGCCTGGCGATGAGAGAATGGTAACTTTGGAATTAAAATTAATCGCTGATGTTGGGCTGCTGGGATTTCCTAATGTGGGAAAATCTACATTCCTATCCATTGTCAGTGACGCGAGACCTAAAATAGCTAATTACCATTTTACTACTCTGCAGCCTAATTTGGGTGTAGTGAATATGGGTGACGGTTCATTTGTTGTAGCTGATATACCCGGAATTATTGAGGGCGCACATGAAGGAGTTGGGCTTGGTCATGAGTTTTTAAGGCATGTTGAGAGAACAAAGCTGCTTCTGCACGTTGTTGATGTTTCAGGAATTGAAGGCAGAAACCCGATTGAAGATTTTGATACAATAAATAATGAACTTAAACTGTATAGTGAAAAGTTGGCTCAAAAACGTCAGATAGTTTTAGCTAATAAATCCGATATACCGGGGTTTGAAGAAAATTATGAGGCGTTTAAGAAAGAGATGGAGGACAGAGGGTATACGGTCTTTAAGATATCGGCGGCTACTAAAGCAGGGATAAGCGAAGTTCTGAAATACACCTATGAAATTCTTTCTAAAATTCCTGATGAGGAGTTTGAAGAAGAATACGAAATGTTTGATTTGGAGTCAGACAGAAAAGCTGACGATACGATTACAGTCAGTGTGGAAGACGGAGTTTATCATGTTGAGGGCAGACGGGCACAGTTTATTGTAGGTTCTACCAATATGGAAGATTATGAATCCCTGCAGTATTTCCAGCGTGCACTTATAAAAAGCGGTGTAATAGACAAGCTAAAAGAAGCCGGAATCCAGGACGGAGACCCTGTTGAAATATATGGATGTGAATTTGACTATGTTGAATAA